In Lolium rigidum isolate FL_2022 chromosome 7, APGP_CSIRO_Lrig_0.1, whole genome shotgun sequence, the DNA window TGTCAAGGGTAAAACAGAGTGCTACGAGTGCCAAGCTAAGCCTGTCCCGAAATCATATCCTGTCTGCACAATTACAAGCACTCCATCAAAGGTTCCTTTTCCACCTCTACCATTTAATATTTTTTAGTCTGCTTTTCTTCTTATAATATTGGTTTATGTTCTGGCATTTTCCCCACAGCTAAGTATTCTGTTGTTTTGCATTTTTTTAAATGCAAAACTTGTTAAATCTTGGAAGGATTGCTTAATTAGTATTCTTTTCGTATTGAAATATTCATGGCCTTACACCCCTGTAACCTTGTTTATTTTGAAAATGTGCTCGTTTATTTCGTATTGGGTCACTAGATTAATATTGATTGAACCTTACAAGAAAAGGAATTCCAACTGGGTGCTATCCGACCTACTTATAAGGGCATGCCAATATTGTATCATTTATTTATGTATGTTACATATCTTGGAATCTTCAAAATGCGAGTTGCATGAATTCATGCACAGAAGATACATTCTACTAACAAACATTCATTTGTTTGTTTTGGTAATTACAGTTCTGACATGGTTAACAATCAAAATTCAACAtttttttggtggttttggtGACATTTTTTGGAACACAATAAAATTTTACTGTTGCTTCTCAGTTTTTAATGCTGGCAGTAATGATTGATTTCCTTCTATAGTTTGTTCACTGCATTGTTTGGGCAAAGGATCTGCTTTTTGCAAAGCTGTTTGGTGATAAGAACCAAGACAATGACCTTAATGTGCATTCAAAAGATGGCAGCAGTTCAAATTCAGATGTATTTAAAAGGGATGCTGATGAAGATCTTGATCAGTATGCTCGGAGGATTTATGATCATGTATTTGGTTACAACATCGAAGTTGCCTTGGAAAATGAAGAAACCTGGAAGAATCGGAAACGACCAACTCCGATATACAGCAGAGAAGCATTACCTGAAGAAGCTCTAAAGCAAAATGGTACCTCAGGGGACTGCACAAAGGAGCATGAAGAACCATCTGCTATGGCGTCTTTGGGTCTTACAAACCCCCAAGAGATATGGACTCTTGCTGACAATTCAAGAGTGTTTGTGGAAGCTTTtaaattattttttcaaaaaagagAGAAGGTTTGTTTGTATTATGTTCAAGTTCTTTGAACTTAAAAGAAATTTGTTCTATCTGATCGAGGTTTTCTGATTTCAGGAAGTTGGGAACTTGATTTTTGATAAGGATGACCAGCTAGCAGTTGAGTTTGTTAGTACTGCAGCTAATATCAGAGCATACTCTTTCGGAATACCGCTGCATAGCCTTTTTGAAGCTAAAGGTGTTGCTGGGAATATAGTTCATGCTGTGGCAACAACAAATGCTATAATAGCTGGTCTCATTGTTATTGAAGCAATCAAAGTTCTCCGGGGTGATTATAAGAACTATAGGTACTTAACTTTGTTCCATCTCTTTGTTTTTGACAATGTTTTCTACCTAAGATATCACAGTTCAGTGTGCCTATTTTTCTGGATATGGTAGTTTGGAAGGAGTGCTTCTGATCTTACTTTTGTGGATTTTAATGTCATATTCTAGCATGCTATCATCTATTATACTAGTTGCTGTGCCTTCTGCATCAGTAATACAAAAGCACTGTAACCACATTGTTTATCCTTTTTTCAGAATGACATTTTGTCTGGAACATCCTACGAGGAAGATGCTCTTGATGCCTGTAGATCCTTTTGAACCCAATAAATCATGCTATGTCTGTTCTGAGGTATTTTGTGATGTCTAAGATATGACATGCTTACATGTTATTCCTCTTTTTTTGGTTCTGACCTTAAACTAAAACTTAATGTGCGTCAGACCCCTCTTCTGCTGGATGTTAACACTAAGGAGACAAAGCTTAGGGAGGTTATTGACAAGATTATAAAAAGCAAACTTGGAATGAACCTCCCATTGGTAATGATTGGTTCTACACTTGTTTTTGAGGATGGTGATGGCTTAGAGGAAGATGAGGCTGCAAACTATGCTTTAAACCTTGATAAGGTACTACCCTCGATGGCTCATAGTGTTTCTTGTTCAAGGCAAGGGCCAAGGGAACAATACACTCCATGTCATTTGTTCCATTTTAGCCTGTGGGTGGCCTTGTAGTATCGAATTGTTCAGTACAGTTCATTTATTAGCTTCGTGCTCATCAATTATTACAGGTCTTGGCTGAACTTCCAGCTCCAGTAATTAATGGTACGAAGCTTACTGTTGAGGATTTCCAGCAGGAGTTATCGTGCAGCATTAACATCAAACACAGGTTCATATCTGTATTTTCACTATAGTAGTGTTATTTAAAAACCTGTTGTCTTCAATATGGGCCAGTCGTGTCGATCAAAACTCTACGTTAGCTGTATGAATGTAACACACAATTCTCAGGTTCCCTCTGCCTTCCAAGTTCCAACAGCC includes these proteins:
- the LOC124674116 gene encoding SUMO-activating enzyme subunit 2-like, translated to MAAAAASEEAVKAAKVLMVGAGGIGCELLKTLALSGFSDIHIIDLDTIEVSNLNRQFLFRKTHVGQSKAHVARDAILKFRPNINIKSYHANVKDSEFNVDFFKQFNVVMNGLDNLDARRHVNRLCLAAEVPLVESGTTGFLGQVTVHVKGKTECYECQAKPVPKSYPVCTITSTPSKFVHCIVWAKDLLFAKLFGDKNQDNDLNVHSKDGSSSNSDVFKRDADEDLDQYARRIYDHVFGYNIEVALENEETWKNRKRPTPIYSREALPEEALKQNGTSGDCTKEHEEPSAMASLGLTNPQEIWTLADNSRVFVEAFKLFFQKREKEVGNLIFDKDDQLAVEFVSTAANIRAYSFGIPLHSLFEAKGVAGNIVHAVATTNAIIAGLIVIEAIKVLRGDYKNYRMTFCLEHPTRKMLLMPVDPFEPNKSCYVCSETPLLLDVNTKETKLREVIDKIIKSKLGMNLPLVMIGSTLVFEDGDGLEEDEAANYALNLDKVLAELPAPVINGTKLTVEDFQQELSCSINIKHREEFDEEKEPEGMVLSGWSAPVEKQVNSNGANKSAASSSSAHDTVEDISSKPGMKRKLDEISETKENCGASTSAQVVEDDDDLTMLDEDPKLKKKRSL